In the Hordeum vulgare subsp. vulgare chromosome 7H, MorexV3_pseudomolecules_assembly, whole genome shotgun sequence genome, one interval contains:
- the LOC123407270 gene encoding uncharacterized protein LOC123407270, producing MLEDFFTLTEMKDGISTTARIAELVSEVQKLRDAADFSTSDFIRQCSTAAKTLGSTNIEECLQHFVQLNGIGYLNQWLQDAQNCSKEVSSSAEDLINAVLTALERLSVDDIHKAPCGLIPTVHQLLSHENTEISQKARLLCQKWSSAPNFVENDRQIDAKEAYQAAGLKPPEASQETENNKHDGANEAATAEAKLSHDTLTSSGVPLPDPSLVNNNTDMTKQPPMSASPNFSDGHEVLVQVNSSVSSLASQGGLPNASVTEETSSSNDVGLVTNCKLSDTLNLKSDTGHVTQVGSTIDAKSLENVNSENSFDSIKNDLGDQNVSSGLDIKKGNSFAADRSCSDNNAIEALDHLANASVSLQYSSEDSMGKEEEPTSSSGTDDKDTGSEFWLTRSAKSFGDSSKAAETKLNAVNGEKSPSSTEYDDTDALEVARLVAIEVEREVIDYRGDYCSSPDISSENVDSPHVEARQHTEPPVHESNDNKSSTTVVDSGNSSSLKEDGVGITDDSGPINSRKNTRGVDMVDFDLNASQYHEETDYHPKSIANNSVNLSTPIAVAASRGPLVFPARLQFEGAQGWKGSAATSAFRPASVPRTPDREKSMSASSQKTRNVMFDLNVDESENAIAGESLSTALWLRSSDIAPKDISGADGASTGLELDLNNPCEEEEAATTSPDVPSFWSHQQYHGRWSQPSSSSSSRQPTTRNFDLNDNVSVFDASSRGKGESFVKTSTNNTSDHSEVMIMGKRVTLGQKEHRSPNQYNFLGPSVESSLPVRSMQSYAHQPPDFSVFGYPSQSAAMSLPHPLYAPGGAPYMVDARGAAVVPPLSGLGVGISHPSFTSRTVQPVPSEFGYMNASMDFNYALSSEGARREAGGYWPVPFQGHTVFLDERMRNTSQGGSSGTGVVSKRKEPDSGWDMYPRH from the coding sequence ATGCTTGAAGATTTCTTTACTCTGACTGAGATGAAGGATGGCATTTCAACTACGGCAAGAATAGCAGAGCTGGTTTCCGAGGTCCAAAAGCTGAGAGATGCTGCTGATTTTAGTACATCTGACTTCATAAGGCAGTGTTCAACAGCTGCAAAAACACTTGGATCTACCAACATTGAAGAATGTCTTCAGCATTTTGTTCAGCTAAATGGTATTGGTTATCTCAATCAGTGGCTTCAAGATGCTCAAAACTGCAGCAAGGAAGTCAGCAGTTCAGCAGAAGATTTGATAAATGCAGTATTAACTGCATTGGAGCGGCTATCAGTTGATGATATACATAAAGCTCCTTGTGGTTTAATTCCCACTGTTCATCAGCTACTTTCTCATGAAAATACAGAGATCAGTCAAAAGGCAAGATTACTTTGCCAGAAATGGAGCAGTGCACCAAATTTTGTGGAAAATGACCGACAAATAGATGCAAAAGAAGCATACCAGGCTGCTGGACTTAAGCCCCCAGAAGCTAGCCAGGAAACGGAAAATAATAAACACGATGGAGCAAATGAAGCTGCAACTGCAGAAGCTAAATTGAGCCATGATACGTTAACTTCCTCGGGTGTTCCTTTGCCAGATCCGTCCCTTGTCAATAATAACACAGATATGACAAAGCAGCCTCCAATGTCAGCATCCCCAAATTTCTCAGATGGACATGAGGTTTTAGTGCAGGTGAACTCCTCAGTTTCATCTCTTGCATCTCAGGGCGGCCTACCGAATGCGTCTGTTACCGAGGAGACTTCTTCCTCCAATGACGTAGGTTTGGTCACCAATTGCAAGTTGTCAGATACTCTCAACCTAAAGAGTGACACTGGGCATGTTACTCAAGTAGGTTCGACCATAGATGCCAAGTCTCTTGAGAATGTCAACTCAGAGAACTCATTTGACAGTATCAAAAATGATTTGGGGGACcaaaatgtttcaagtggcttggatATAAAAAAGGGCAATTCCTTTGCAGCAGATCGGTCATGCTCTGATAATAATGCAATTGAAGCTTTGGACCATCTTGCAAATGCAAGCGTTAGTTTGCAATATTCGTCAGAGGACAGCATGGGCAAAGAAGAAGAGCCTACATCATCATCAGGTACAGATGATAAAGACACTGGCAGTGAATTTTGGCTGACGAGATCTGCTAAGAGCTTTGGGGATTCCTCAAAGGCAGCAGAGACAAAGTTGAATGCAGTAAATGGAGAGAAGTCACCATCATCAACAGAGTATGATGATACTGATGCACTAGAAGTTGCGCGTCTCGTTGCAATTGAGGTGGAGCGGGAAGTAATTGACTACAGGGGAGACTATTGCAGTTCTCCTGACATTAGTTCCGAAAATGTAGATAGTCCTCATGTGGAAGCAAGGCAGCACACTGAACCCCCTGTTCATGAATCAAATGACAATAAATCCTCCACCACGGTGGTGGATTCAGGAAATTCCTCGTCTCTTAAGGAGGATGGTGTGGGCATCACAGATGACAGCGGTCCTATTAATAGTAGAAAGAACACACGGGGTGTGGATATGGTAGACTTTGATCTTAATGCAAGTCAGTACCATGAGGAAACCGATTATCATCCAAAGTCCATTGCCAATAATTCTGTAAATTTATCAACTCCTATAGCTGTGGCTGCTTCCAGAGGCCCACTTGTATTCCCAGCTCGCCTCCAATTCgaaggtgcacaggggtggaaagGTTCTGCTGCAACCAGTGCTTTTCGGCCAGCTTCTGTTCCGCGTACTCCTGACAGAGAGAAGTCAATGTCAGCCTCTTCTCAGAAAACAAGAAATGTGATGTTTGACTTGAATGTAGATGAAAGTGAAAATGCTATTGCTGGCGAGTCGCTTTCAACAGCCTTATGGCTTCGTTCTTCTGACATAGCTCCCAAGGATATCTCTGGAGCTGATGGTGCTAGTACGGGGCTTGAACTTGACCTTAATAACCCATGTGAAGAGGAGGAAGCTGCTACCACCTCACCTGATGTACCATCATTCTGGAGTCATCAACAATATCATGGCAGATGGAGCCAGCCTTCTTCCTCGTCATCTTCAAGGCAACCTACTACACGGAACTTTGACTTAAATGACAATGTATCCGTCTTTGATGCCTCTTCCCGAGGCAAGGGGGAGTCGTTTGTCAAGACTTCCACGAACAATACATCAGACCATTCTGAAGTCATGATTATGGGCAAGAGAGTAACACTCGGACAGAAGGAGCACCGCAGCCCAAACCAGTATAACTTTCTGGGGCCAAGTGTGGAATCTAGTCTCCCCGTGAGGTCAATGCAGTCATATGCACACCAGCCTCCTGATTTCAGCGTTTTCGGCTATCCTTCTCAATCTGCTGCCATGTCTTTGCCTCATCCTCTCTATGCTCCTGGAGGTGCTCCTTACATGGTTGATGCAAGGGGGGCAGCTGTGGTCCCTCCATTGTCGGGCCTAGGTGTTGGCATTTCTCATCCATCTTTCACCAGCAGAACAGTTCAACCTGTGCCTAGTGAATTTGGCTACATGAATGCAAGCATGGATTTCAACTATGCACTCTCATCTGAAGGTGCACGAAGGGAAGCTGGCGGCTATTGGCCTGTGCCATTCCAAGGTCACACCGTCTTTCTCGATGAACGTATGAGGAATACATCACAAGGTGGCAGCTCTGGGACTGGGGTGGTATCGAAGCGAAAAGAACCTGACTCGGGTTGGGATATGTACCCCCGGCACTGA